DNA sequence from the Pelecanus crispus isolate bPelCri1 chromosome 4, bPelCri1.pri, whole genome shotgun sequence genome:
tgaggacaggctgagagagttcaGCCtggttgttcatcctggagaagagaaggctccggggagaccttatagcagctgcccagtacttaaagggggcctacagaaaagatggagaGGGACTCTTGatcagggagtgtagtgataggGTGAGGGGTAATGGTTTACATTGAAAGACGTAGATTTAGCTTAGATATTAGGAAGGAATTCTTCACTGTGGGGGTGGTGAGGCATTGGCACAGGTTGCTgtggatgctccatccctggaactgttcaaggccaggttggatgaggctttgagcaacctggtctagtggaaggtgtccctgaccatggcagaggggttggaacTAAATGAtttttaaggtcccttccaacccaaaccattctaggattctgtgattctatgactggaCTGTGttgccctgctccagggctggAGCAGTGGTCTCAGGCTGTAGCCTGGCCTGCcaccctccctgtccccagggtgaAGAGAGGATTTACACCTCTCGAACTAAGGATTTTAGTTTTGGCTGTGGTCTGCAGCCTCTTGACAGTCAAATTGTTGCAATTATTGCTTGCCCACTTCTTCCCAAGCAGGATAACTTCATCCAATTTAGGCTCTCTCTACTACTGGCTTAGcccaaaaaaagcaaatacaccGGTGTCAGGGAGGAGACAGGGCATTAAGAAAGAGTAGGAgctggagggaagagaggatTCTGCTGGCACTCACTGAGATCAGCTCATTGCAGCCTTGCAGATGAAACCTCCAGTAGATTGTCGCATGACTGAAAAGGGGCAGCATTCACTGTCCCAGAGGGTAATTCCCAAACACCCCCACCAGTGCACACTCAGAAAGAAAGCTGCAAAACTTGAtacttcctcctttttcttcctttttctggccttgctctgatttttctcaGGGCTCTGGTTATGGAGCTTCGTGCCTACAGCCTGGCTCTTGGGCAGTGTTgtcactgcagcagcagtagGGTTGGTGTTGCAGGGGTTTGGGCTCTGGCCAGCGTCTGCCAGCCACCCAAACAGATTCTGCATTTCACAGTTCTGTGGCTGGTGCTTCCCCTTCTGTGGTTTCCTTGTCTTGTCCAGCTCAGCAAAACTGGGCGATCCTGGCACAATTTCCTTGATATGATgcactcattttctttccttgaaacTCTGGTGGGATTAAAGGAGGGCAGTGGCAGTAGGGGCCAAGCATCGTGCAGAGGAGacccctgcagccaccccagctccagccccccaTGTGGTTCCCTCAGCCCCCACAGCACCATGAAggtcatagaatagaatcatagaatcatttaggttggaaaagacctttaagatcatcaagtccaaccattaacctaatactgccaaatccaccactaaaccatgtccctaagcaccatgtctTCTAAATaactccagggatggtgactcgaccacttccctgggcagcctgttccagggcttgataacccttttggtgaagaaatttttcctaatatccaatctaaacctcccctggtgcagcttgaggccatttcctctcatcctatcacttgttacttgggagaagagactgacacccacctcactacaaccccctttcaggtagttgtagagtgtgataaggtctcccctgagcttccttttctccaggctaaacaaccccagttccctcagccgctcctcataggacttgttcTCTCCTGAATCTGGAAGTcacagccccagggctggcactTCCCCTTCTGTAGTTTCCTTGCCTCGTCCAGCTCAGCAAAACCGGGCACTCCTGACATAATTTCCCCAGTATGATGCACTCAGTTTCTTTCCTTGAAACCCTGCACCCACTCAGAGGCTGGGGGATAAAaggagggcagcagcagtgggggACAAGCATCGTGCAGAGGAGAgcctgcagccaccccagctCCAGCCGCACTCTTGGTTCCCTTGGCCCCCGCAGCACCATGAAggtccctgcagctgccctggccTCTCTGCTCCTTATGTCCATCTGCTCCTCAGCTGAGGTCCATCACGGTGACTCCAGCGTTGCTGCCTCCCCCCAGAAGCCAGGTTTGCTGTCCCACCCCAGGAGAGAGCCCCACCCCTATTGATGGGACCCTTGTGTccatggggagggctgggagcatGTGGTCGTCACCAGTTCTGGGGCTCAGCCTCGGGGATGGAGGCTTCcagggggtgtccccaggggatAGAGCACAGGTGATGGCGAGTCCCCTGGGAGCCTCAGGCAGAGCGTCTGCCGCAGTGCGGGTTCTCACTGGGGTTGTTTCTCTGCCCCCACAGACACCCCCATCGCCTGCTGTTTTTCGTACATTGGACACCGCCTCCCGCACTATCTCATCACCTCTGCCTACATGACCAGCAGCCAGTGCAGCCAGCCAGCAGTGATGTGAGTGCCCAACACTCCCGGGGGTCAGGGTGCAACAGCCAGGGCGGTGTCCCGAGTGCGTCTGAGGATGGCCAGGACGGGGAAAGGGGCACGGCCAGGGACACCCGGGCGCTGCCAGCGGGACCCAGCGCAGgcaccccactgccccagccaaGTGCCCCAACATTGgttttctccctgcagcctggtcACCAAGACGGGGAGGGAGATTTGCACAGACCCCGAGGCGCGCTGGGTGCAGGAGCATCTGAAGCACTTCCAGAAGCCGGAGTACTGACCCTTCCCCGCTGACACCCCAGTGCAGCAGGCTCAGTCCCTGGCACCAGACACACATAGCAGAGTGCTTGAGCTGCATCCTTCTTCAATGGGAAAATTTATTCTAATTGACATGTATTTGTTAAACTAAATTTTGTTTgctaaaaagtgaaaatacaaaaacgatttaaaaaatatcaacaTGCCTGTTAATCAGCAGTCAGGATTTTTGATGCCTAAATAAAGTATTTGGATTATCAAGCCCTTTGGGTGTCTCTGAAGTCCCTGCTGGAGCCCCGACACAAGAGAAGGGacccacagggaccccccctgccctccccacacCCTGGTTTCACTGCTCACTCCTGCACTGACTGTCCCATGGCAGCTCCTGCAGtgtttccctctccccagcccacgctcagctcctgcctcccagcaccaCCCAGACCTCCCTGTGGGGTGGTGCCAGCATCTCGCCCGGGGGTTGCCCTCCCTGCATAGCATGTGCGGAGCTCAGTCACAAACTCCCCAGGCCAGGCAGCCCTGCCGGGCATCCACCGCCAGCTCAGTGATCTGTTTGCCTCAAACACTGGAGGATTAGGACAGTCTTCAACCAAACCAACGTCCCCACGCCCAGCCATCTCCTTCACTACAGCCCCTTGCAGTGATGGAGCTGAGGTCCCTGCGCTGCAAGGTGCCACAGCTCCCACCCCTCACACTGTCCCACAGCACTGCTGGAGGAGCAGACAGGTCCCTCCTATGAGCCTCCCCCCCACAAAATGAAGCATCAGGTCCCCAAGGAGGAAGGTGGGTGCAGAGCAACCCCCCAAGCACCTGCCAGAGGGGATTTTGGACAGTGTTCAGCCGTGTAAGCAGGCACCCCCATGCCATGGGAAGGTGCTCTGGCCTCTGCCCCATCCCGTTCCCAGTGTTACCGCGTTTACCCCATGGCACCCCGGCATGGTGCTGGGATGACAGTGCCACTGTCCCCCGGCAGCGTACTGGCTGTGCCGGTGGGCTGACTGTGACCCACGGTCACTGGGCAGTTGTGCCGGCATGACAGGCTCTGCATGCACAAGAACTTCCTGGTGAGTCCCCAGGGCTCGacaccccccccatccccagccctgcactgctcaCAGCCCCCGGCACACaccctcttttctcctcttgcagTACCATGCCAGAGGGCTGAGCCAGAGAGGGGCCGAGGAAGAGGGCTTCTGCGGCTTCCTCTTCCCCACCATTTGGCAGGAGGTGAAGCGGGTGGCACAGAAGGTGAGGCAGGGGGAGAACGTGTTCCCACTGTGGTCCCCATGCCCTGTGGCCGGCACTGCATAGGCCAGCAACCCCAGAGGGATgctctggcagctgcctgcaagtAACTCACCAGATCCTCCTTTATCCAGAAAGGCCCATCTCTGCAGAAACTGGGGATTTTGAGAGGGTACGCTGCTCTATCACTGGTCCGGTGTCACCGGCCAGGTGGTCCACCGAAATGTcatggggctgtgctgggcgaAGGGCTAACCGGGCTCCCCAGGGGCGTGTGGCACTGATGGCGGCTGCCTCTGTGCCATCCCCAGAGGTGCTGCATCTACCGGCCGTGGAGCGCTTCGGTCacctgccagggctggcagtgCCCCCAAAACTTCCACTTCCCCTGCGGCAGCAAGTGATGCTGCATCTCCCAGTTTTTCAGGGAGTTCAGGTGAGTGCAGCCACCCCACAGGGCCAGAGCCAGGGCCAGGGCGGAGGAGGGCCGGGGCTGAGCTCTCACCTCCAACCCACAGGTCCTTCCGCTGGAAGCGCTGGCCGGTGCAGCGGGTGCGGGCAGTGCAGCAGGACCAGACCCCCTGCCTCATCTCCAGGAGGCAGTGGCAGGGTGGCCCTGCTATGACACCCTGGTCTGTCCCGCCTGCGCCAGCGCCTGGCTCCACCGCCACTGCACCCAGGTAGGCAGCATTGCCCCCAGCCCCTGACATCGCCACTGTCATCACCCCATCGCTCAACTCCAGGGGAGCAAGCGGGACTCCCCTGCCGCTGAcgccagctctgccccgggaCCAGGCACTGCACTCTGCCCCGCACCacttctgctgcctgctctgccaggaCATGCAGACCTTCCAGGCAGAGATGTTTTACCTAGGCACCAAAATCCCTGACAGGTTGGTGCCCTCCTcactgcctccctcctgctgcatgATGGCTGGGCCCCTCCTGTCTCCCCgggtgccggtggcggggtCCCCCTCATCCCCGGGGCTGAGCTCCCACACGGATGCTGCCTGGGAGGAGAACGGGGCCTTCAATGACCACTACTGGTGGCACAGCTCCTGCAACGCTGTCCAGTGTCTGTGCCTGGCAGGATGGGAGCAGTCGGAGGAGAAGGCTTGAGTGCCAGTGGCCCTGGTCCCCGCAAGTCCCAGTAAggaccttatagcagccttccagttcttaaagggggcctacacGAAAGACAGGGAGGGAGACTCTTGATCAGGGAGTGTAGTAAGATGAGGGGTAACAGTTTTACGCTGGGCAATTTCTATCACTCccaaaaaaaattttagatGTGTATAGCGTATGTGAAGGCACAAATTCAACGGTGAACTGGTTTTGGTAAAACTGAAGCCAGAAGCAGCTGGTCCAGCTCTTACACTGACACTTAAAGGAACAGATCTCCTGACACTGTACTCAGAAGAATGTAATTTAAATCACATTCAAGCCTCTGAACATAAGCTTCAAAGTCCTCCCCTCTTTTATTCTACCAGGAACCCTGCCCCATTCCATAAGTGCCATTAgactttcttctgtctttcttttaaCTAAGactttctctgctctttttacTGCTTTGCAATGTCATTCTCACTCCAAATTtctctaattttgtttttcaagtgaGCAGAGGGCAGAAGACAGACTTCTGAATGTGGTCTACACCATGTTTTGCTAGTATTTCTTGATTAATAAGGATAATAAGAATGAATACATGAAAAGTGATGGCCCATCAAGTCAGCTACAGCCGTCTGGAGCAATGCAAACAATAGAGTCCACAATAGCTTAACAATTCCACTGTTTATATCAGTTTAGGCACAGTCCCGGGGATTCAGCTGAGCTGCTTTTCAACTGTGCTAGGGAAAAAATGAAGGGAGAATTTGACCTGAGGTGCataggaaagggaaagagaaatgatGGAGCTGATTTTCCATTACCTCCCAATGCATGTTTCTCCTTTACACTAAGTGCACTCTTTGGCCTCATCAACACCAACATAAATCCAAAGTCTCTACACAGAAGTCCATAGAGTTACTTTGGCTTTTTACTTGTGGGAGTGAAGCACTTGGGCCATGACATACAGAACAGAACAATACCAAGCAGTGGTCACTTGACACAGATATAAGGGCACTGGAGAATGAGATCTAACAAGCCAGCATAAGCAAACTAATGGTGCTGCATCCCTTACCTATTTCTAAAAATTTTCCCAGTGTAGCTCAAAAACTCAAGCAAACAAATCCATAAAGCCATGCACAACTATGctcaatacaagaaaaaggGTGGGAACCTGCAAAAGTTTATATAGCATGGAGGTTGAATTTATTTGCAGAGAGCCTGAAAACTCAGTCAATACTTCAAATGACAGACAGGACGAAACCATCTGCTCCAAAATGACTCAACAATACACATATACACTGTAACAATGAGACTAAAACAAGCTCTAAATCCTAAAATTGTTGTGGAGACTTCTGCAAGACTTGGGTAAGGCTGATAGGCTTCTTTTCCCATCATCATTTCGCTGTTCTTCAATGCTCACTTCAATTGCTCTTCAATGTGATGTATGCTGCAATATTTCTGCCCACTTCTGCAATTTAGTCTTATAGCAACAGCTTGGTTCACATGACTGAGCATCTCTGTATTGACTTAGGAAAACGTGGAAGAGAAAAGACAAGACGTTTATATTGCTTACAAGGCAAAAATGAGAGTCCAGTAAAAATCCTCCCCAGGGCATTGTTTTCAGAAATCTCATTATAGTTTAGgcaatctattttttttcataggaCTGATTTATAATGCATGAAGGCTTGGTGTTGACCGTACTACAGAGCTATGCTTTAATTTGCTCAAGGTCACACATGAGATCTGAGGTGAAGTGAACTTTTGCCTCCACCACCAGCGAGGCTCAGGAAAGTAACCCTACCACTACTTTGCTAAACAAACTCAACACAGAAATGCCCAACTATGCCAAAGACCCCATACTACACAAGCTTTGCAGTGTGCAGAAGAGGATTCATCAAGAAGAGAAGGAACAGCTTTCTTCACCACCTTCCCCTCAGAAACACCCACACAGAGTGGGTGCATCTCCTGCACTTCTTTCATAGCAGTATTCAattttagcagatttttttaaaaccagggAGGATATATACCAACCCTGGATTAAATACTGGGCATTTTCACAGCATCATGGGTTTTTTCTTAACACAGCTTGACTTAACCCCCTCCAAAGATTTCCCGTTGCCTACTGCACTTCTTGGCTGCCTACTTGAGGAGGAAGCACTGCAAAGGGAGGTTGGTGCCATGCAGGACAGGCACTCATGTCCAAGAGCTATGgtctcagcacacaccaccaACCTCAGGACCATGCCCATAGTTCACCCCTTGATAACAACCCAATCTACTCAGTATTACATTTGTCAcaatcctccttctccccacaccATCAAACCCTATGTGCTGTCCTGGGCAGAGGTGTCCTCCACTACCACTTCCAAGGGAGGACAGAGTCCTCCTTCCCCTCATAGGGAGTACTGGGGAACTGGTCCCCATTCTTGCCTTTCATCCTTCCTgagctgccttttcttcttctgtatactCTTGAACATTGTGCTAATATCTGAAAACTTTGCTCGATCAAAGGTGTGGTGTTTAAACCCACCGTGTCCCCTTTTCCTCGCACAGCTGATAAGCAACAACTCGCTGAGGGACACACGAGGTGCAGGAGAGCGTTCAGTGTAGTTACTACAGGCTGCAAAAAGAACCACTTACAAAAACTGCCACATTCATcatatttccacattttttgAAGCAAACGCTcttgcctggctgaaaaggacctgggggttgacagccggctgaacatgagccagcagtgtgcccaggtggccaagaaggccaccagcatcctggcttgtatcaggaatagtgtggccagcaggagcagggaggtgattgtccccctgtactcggcgttggtgaggccacacctggaatgctgtgtccagttttgggcccctcactacaagaaaggcattgaggtgctggagcatgttcagagaagggcaacgaagctggtgaagggtctggaaaGCAAgtcttctgaggagcggctgagggaactgggattgtttagtctggagaagaggaggctgaggggagaccttatcgctctctgcaactacctgaaaggaggttgtagtgaggtgggtgttggtctcttctcccaagtagtcagcgataggacaagaggaaatgggctcaagctgcgccaggggaggtttaggctggatattaggaaaaatttcttcacagaaagagtggtcaagcattggaacaggctgcccagagaggtggtggagtcaccatccctggaagtgttcaaaaaacaggcagacgtggcactttgggacatggtttagcgggcatggtggtgttgggttgatggttggactgatgatcttagaggacctttccaatcttaatgattcctagttcttactttcattaaaaaataatccagccaccaagccaggaaacacgaaattattactctacccttaattggtttagtggtggccttggtaatgttaggttaatggctggactggatgatcttaaaggtcttttccaacctaaacgattctacgattctatgactctaagAATGACACGAAGCTGCTTGAAGAGAAAACAGCCCACACCTAATTCTTCTCCCGCTACCCAAACCGCAAACTAAATGCTAGATTTTCGACATAAACTGGCTTTCCAGCCCCTTTTCCTACACCCGCGCAGCCGCCCCTCGCCGAGGCGGGCGCGGAGCCCTCAGCTCGGCATCGCCGCCGGGGCCCTGAGGGCGGGAGCCGCACGGCATCTCGGGACTTGTAGTTCCCCGTCCAGCGCGACATGGCGGCGCCGCGGGCTCTGGCGGCTCTCGGTGCCGCGCTCCTCCTTGCCGCTGGCGTCCAGGCCAGCAAATACTCTCGGGAGGCCAATGAGGGGTTGGCGGCCGCCGGCGCCAAGCGGCGGGAGGCCGGGGAGTTCCGGGTGGTGAGGCTGAACCAGGTCTGGGAGAAGGCGCAGCGGGTGAGTGAGGCGGCgcgggaggagcggggccgCTGGCGGCACTCTGGGGGGGACCAGGGTCGGGCTTGGCCGCTTCGGACACTCGTTCCCTGTCAGCCGCCGCGGGAGATGGGGTGCGGCGCGGGCCTCGGTTGGAGCGGGGGACTTGTGCGTGAGGAGAAGCCGAGGCTCTCCGGCCCGGCGTCGCCGCGGCAGGCCCCTGCTTGGTGTTGGGCCTCTGGGCTGCGGtggcttttgtttggtttccaGGCTTGGCTGCCCCTGCCGGGCAGCTCAGAGCAGGACCCGCACAGCCCCGCTCCCTGGGGCTGTCCCCGGCGGCTGGGAACAGCGGTGCTGTGTAAGGTCTTCTCTCTGGAGGtatctccttcccctctcctgctgtATGTGTCTGTGTCATGGGAAGTGTTGCTCTTCCCGTGTTTAAATCCAGCAGTTGAACCACATGCCCAAGAAGTGGAAGAGAGAGTGAAGTCCCTCTGGTACCATGGAGGATGAGACTGGCTCCTGCACTAGCTGGTTGAATGCTTTAGCCCTTTTGTTAAGGGGCGTGATGCTCTCATCTGTCTGGAAGCGGTGGCCTTAGTTCCTGCTTTGCACAAGACAGGACCTCACTGCACGGAAGAGTAAGAAACCCTCCACCTTGGTGGTTATGTCCCCTTCATTTATACCAAGTGATGTAGCCACGTGCAGGAGGACCAGCAAATGGGTATCACCATTCCCAGATGAGAGCCCT
Encoded proteins:
- the LOC104028878 gene encoding C-C motif chemokine 3-like gives rise to the protein MKVPAAALASLLLMSICSSAEVHHGDSSVAASPQKPDTPIACCFSYIGHRLPHYLITSAYMTSSQCSQPAVILVTKTGREICTDPEARWVQEHLKHFQKPEY